TCTTCGCGGGCGATCTGGCGGCCCATTGCGCTCGCCAGGGCAAACATCAGTTCATCGCACCGCGCTTTCGCGGCAGGATCGACCGGCCCGTTATCGTTGGCCGGGACGATACCGCCGAGTTTGCGTTTCGTATCTTTTACCATGCCGCCACTTCCCATTTCCGCAAAAAAACAGGGTATGAGGCATCGAAACACTCACGGTCGGAACATCACAAATCCCGTGTTCGGGCGTTTACGTATGTCATAGCGGTAATCGGCGGGACTGGCGTAAGTCTCAAACGCCCCCGCTTCGCGTTCAATTCGGAGAAATTGCGGATCTTCACCGCACGATCGGGGAATCGAGCGACGATTTCCAGTTCGCCCCCAAATGCCGGCATGACATCAATCGGGTATAGCTTATAAGCCCACAAAACTGTCCGAACGGACGGGGCCACCTCAAAATATACATAAAATTATTATTTGATATCGAAATATATATATATATATATATCAATCTTGAAAGGTACCCAAAATTCTGATATATAAAACTGCATCATATATGTGAATTGATGCAGAAAAGAACATTGATATGAGCTGCGACATAACAGGCATAGCAGAGCGATTGCAAGCGGCGCGCAAAACCAAGGGGTTAAGCCAACGCGAGTTGAGCGAGTTGGCTGGGGTGCCTCAAGCGCAGATTTCCCGGATCGAAGCAGGAGCTGTCGACCTACGCCTCTCAAGCTTGGCCGCGCTCGCTCATGCCCTTGATCTGGAGCTTGCTCTTGTTCCACGCAAGGCTGTGGCCGTCGTGCGTTCCCTAAGCCGCGATGCGATCAGCTCCAACCGCAAAGACGTCGTTGCAATCCAAAAGGAGATGCAGCGAATCAGTGAGACAATGCGCGGCATCCAAATGAGCATGCCAGACCTCGAAGGACTTCAGCGACTTCAGAAGTCTATCTCCGACTTGCACCGGTTCCGAGTATCGATGCTCGACCTCGAGGAAATGAAAAAACTGCGTCACATAATTGAGCAGATCGGTCGTCCAGGAAAAGAGATGGTCTCACTCAATGAAAGCCTCAAAATAATGCGAACGATCCGCAACAAGGCTTCACATGATCCGCTACCCGATAGCGGAGATACCCTATCACGTCCGGCCTACTCTCTTGATGAGGAGGACGATGATGCCTGATGTTTCCTTCCTGACCGTCAAACTCCATGGCAAACCGATCGGGACACTCACGCATCTTGGCGATGAACGATCAATCTTTACGTTCAATGACGCCTATATTGGTAACGCAGATAGAGAAACGCTCGGTTTGTCCTTCAAAGACCAGTATGGAGAGTTGCGGAACGACTTCAGGCCGATCAAGGTGAAGCTCATGCCGTTCTTCTCGAACCTGCTTCCTGAAGGTCGTCTCCGCAGCTATCTGGCAGAAAAGGCGGGCGTCAATGAGACGCGTGAGTTCTTCCTGATCCAAGCCCTCGGCCGCGACCTGCCCGGGGCTGTGACGGTCGAGGTCGCTGAAGATGAAGCACGGCCTTTGTTTGATGATCTCGATGATCAAGTCGAGGTTAAGGGCTCAAACACCCATGAAAACGCGCTCCGGTTTTCGCTTGCTGGGGTTCAGTTGAAATTTTCAGCCGTCATCGACGCTGCCGGTGGCCTGACCATTCCAGCAAGTGGGATCGGGGGCGGTTGGATCGTCAAGCTTCCCTCAAGAGAGTATCATGGCGTCCCTGAAAACGAATTCTCGATGATGACGCTTGCTCGCATGGCTGGCATCAATGTCCCACCTATCGGCTTGGTAGATATTAGCGGTATCAAAAACTTGCCGGACGGCATCGACCAGCTTGGAGACAAGGCTTTTATCATCGAGCGCTTTGATCGTCGCGAAGATGGCACATCCATCCATATCGAGGACTTTGCTCAGGTCTATGGGGTCTATTCCGAAGATAAGTACAAAAAAGCAAGCAACCGCAGCATCGCGTCGGTGATCGCGGCTGAGTCCGATCATAACGATGTTGCCGAGTTCATCCGTCGCCTGACTTTCAATACCCTCATCGGCAACGGGGATATGCATCTGAAAAATTGGTCACTCATCTACCCCGACCAGCGGACCGCCAAGCTCTCTCCTGCCTATGACTTCGTATCGACGATTCCCTACATTCCGGGCGATCAGTCGGCCTTGAATTTCAGTCGTACGCGACGGTTTGATCAATTCACGAAAGAGGAACTTCTTCACCTCGCCGGCAAGGCCGCGCTGCCGAGAAAGCTGGTCCTCGACACGGCACGTGAAACTGTCGGTCTCTTCATGGATCGATGGTCATCCGAGAAGGCGCATCTTCCGATGTCCCGTCATATAGTCAAGGTCATCGATAACCATCTAAAGACTCTGCCTATCATAGGCGAGGCGACCAGCTAAGAAACGAAGCAGAATGAATATTGCCGCTGGATCCGGAGATAAGACTTTCAAGCAATGATGTCCGCTTTGCGAAACACAGTCCAGCACTCCGCATGACCAATGTGTAGGCGTAAGCGAACATCGCGAAGATGAATTATCCTCCTGACACAACATTCAATGAAAATTCCGGGCCTTCACAAGGATATTTTCGACAGACCTATCCTGATCAAGGTTGGAGAGAGCCTGCAGCGACCGATTCCCCACATCGGCCAGCAGGTGGGAGAGATCCACAATCTCACGCGCCACCAGATGCACCACCTCCCCTTCCTTCTGCAACCGTCCGACAACCCCCAGCATCTGGCCTGAGAGGACCACACGATGAAAGCGCTCGAACATATCGGGCCAGATAATCACGTTGATCGCCGCCGTCTCATCCTCCAGCGTCATGAACACCACGCCCTCGGCCGAACCGGGCCGCTGACGGACCAGCACCAATCCTGCCACCGACAGGCTGCTCCTGTCCCGGGCCTCCAGGGCCTGCCGGCACGTCACCATCCCGCGTTCGCTAAGATCATCGCGCAGGAAAGCCACGGGATGATCCCGCAGGGTCAGGCCAGTGCGGTTGTAGTCGCGCGCGACCTCAGCCCCGTCCCGCATGGGCTGGAGCAGCACCTCAGGTTCTTCCGCCTCACGCATGACGGCGGCCGCGGCAAACAGCGGCAGAGGTTCGTCACGTAGTGCTTTGATCGCCCACAGCGCCTCGCGCCGGGCCAGACCCAGCCCCGGCCGGAAAGCGTCCGCCTCGGCCAGATGGGTCAGGGCCACCCCCTTCACCCCTGCCCTACGCCACAAATCGTCGACCGAGGCAAAGGGGCGGTTGCCCCGCACCGCCACGATGCGGGCGGCATCCTCATTGGCCAGCCCTTTCACCAGGTTCATACCCAGACGGACGGCAAACAGCCCGTCATCCCGCTCCGGGCCTTCAAGCGTGCTGTCC
This portion of the Komagataeibacter sp. FNDCF1 genome encodes:
- a CDS encoding type II toxin-antitoxin system HipA family toxin, coding for MMPDVSFLTVKLHGKPIGTLTHLGDERSIFTFNDAYIGNADRETLGLSFKDQYGELRNDFRPIKVKLMPFFSNLLPEGRLRSYLAEKAGVNETREFFLIQALGRDLPGAVTVEVAEDEARPLFDDLDDQVEVKGSNTHENALRFSLAGVQLKFSAVIDAAGGLTIPASGIGGGWIVKLPSREYHGVPENEFSMMTLARMAGINVPPIGLVDISGIKNLPDGIDQLGDKAFIIERFDRREDGTSIHIEDFAQVYGVYSEDKYKKASNRSIASVIAAESDHNDVAEFIRRLTFNTLIGNGDMHLKNWSLIYPDQRTAKLSPAYDFVSTIPYIPGDQSALNFSRTRRFDQFTKEELLHLAGKAALPRKLVLDTARETVGLFMDRWSSEKAHLPMSRHIVKVIDNHLKTLPIIGEATS
- a CDS encoding helix-turn-helix domain-containing protein, which codes for MSCDITGIAERLQAARKTKGLSQRELSELAGVPQAQISRIEAGAVDLRLSSLAALAHALDLELALVPRKAVAVVRSLSRDAISSNRKDVVAIQKEMQRISETMRGIQMSMPDLEGLQRLQKSISDLHRFRVSMLDLEEMKKLRHIIEQIGRPGKEMVSLNESLKIMRTIRNKASHDPLPDSGDTLSRPAYSLDEEDDDA